The Nitrospirota bacterium genome has a window encoding:
- a CDS encoding DUF2934 domain-containing protein — MTSAVKSPIKKKPSMRSPLAASPQAIELPDGMLDRISRKAYELWQERGYRDGQDLEDWLDAEAIVMEEIHEARE, encoded by the coding sequence ATGACAAGTGCGGTAAAATCCCCGATAAAAAAGAAACCCTCGATGCGTTCCCCCTTGGCGGCATCGCCACAAGCTATTGAGCTGCCGGACGGCATGCTGGATCGTATTTCGCGAAAGGCCTATGAATTATGGCAAGAACGAGGGTACCGAGACGGGCAGGATCTCGAGGACTGGCTTGATGCCGAGGCTATCGTGATGGAAGAAATCCATGAAGCTCGCGAATGA